In Alteromonas sp. V450, the following proteins share a genomic window:
- a CDS encoding S9 family peptidase, with protein MKFIKTLTAVVLMCSASTALHATPASVPVEVWSDSLQVSNLDMSPDAKRIAMLMRRERGGDPELFIFETSNIKSTLQAIQPEGLTPTSLRWANEKHLVVNFYFETEDAGTPVRLSRTASFNVETQEWTPLIRTTTRKNIRDTGGNLFSRLGIGRVVSILPDEPEYVLIEHNEERGSAPNYYKTHLDTGERSLVLKGNYRLSGYIWDRDGKARAAMEYDSGDIAIVSLARESDEDDWKEVGRLRAADRDRFEVLGFYDTDKPYLATVVAETDDREYTAIYTVDIRDGSKEMVFRTENYDATGVVLSPRLADGTKVVGYRYADEEGYQKYYTDDTYGPLYRGLQQAFPGRNVTLQRVSKDGKTTLIYTSGPQDPGSWYLFKDGKVAPIISASTEITSAALSPVEVLKYKARDGLEMSGYVTIPSNTKGPYPLIAMPHGGPWVRDSYGYDRWAQMLANKGYAVFQPNYRGSVDLGRSHWLAGDKKWGYQMQDDIEDGVNALIKKGIADPKKLAMFGWSYGGYAAFTAATRENNMFNCIVSGAGVSDLTRIRGGISGSRFQRVFQKPTIDGVSPVDLTSKVKVPMLIVHGDLDSTVPVEHSRMYVEGLEKANADFEYIEIEDMEHSPYFYEQNMQWFPQLFEFFDTKCKF; from the coding sequence ATGAAGTTTATTAAGACCCTCACTGCAGTTGTGTTGATGTGTTCTGCGTCAACAGCGTTACATGCCACACCTGCTAGCGTACCAGTAGAAGTTTGGTCTGATTCTCTACAAGTCAGTAACCTAGACATGTCTCCAGATGCAAAACGTATTGCAATGCTAATGCGCAGAGAGCGCGGTGGAGATCCTGAACTTTTCATATTTGAAACCAGCAATATAAAAAGTACACTTCAAGCGATACAACCAGAAGGCCTGACACCTACATCCCTTAGATGGGCAAACGAAAAGCACCTTGTTGTAAACTTTTATTTTGAAACAGAAGATGCGGGAACTCCTGTTCGACTTAGCCGTACTGCGTCTTTTAACGTTGAAACGCAAGAATGGACCCCCCTCATTAGAACGACTACGCGTAAAAATATTCGTGATACTGGCGGTAATCTGTTTAGCCGGTTGGGTATAGGTCGCGTTGTAAGTATTCTACCTGATGAGCCAGAATATGTACTTATTGAGCACAACGAAGAGCGGGGTAGTGCGCCTAACTACTACAAGACTCACCTTGATACCGGTGAACGTAGCCTAGTTCTAAAAGGTAACTACAGATTAAGTGGCTATATTTGGGATAGAGACGGTAAGGCACGTGCCGCTATGGAATATGACTCAGGTGATATTGCCATTGTGTCGTTAGCACGAGAGTCTGATGAGGATGACTGGAAAGAAGTAGGTCGATTAAGAGCAGCTGATAGAGACCGTTTTGAAGTATTAGGGTTTTACGACACAGATAAGCCTTATTTAGCGACAGTTGTTGCTGAAACTGATGATCGCGAGTACACGGCTATTTACACTGTGGACATACGTGATGGCTCAAAAGAAATGGTATTTAGAACGGAAAACTACGATGCCACTGGCGTTGTACTTTCACCGCGATTGGCAGATGGTACAAAGGTAGTCGGGTATCGTTATGCCGATGAAGAGGGGTACCAGAAATATTATACTGACGACACATATGGCCCACTTTATAGAGGTCTACAGCAAGCATTTCCGGGCAGAAACGTTACGCTGCAGCGTGTGTCGAAAGACGGAAAAACCACGTTAATTTATACCTCTGGCCCTCAAGATCCAGGAAGTTGGTATTTGTTTAAAGATGGCAAAGTGGCGCCAATTATTTCGGCCTCTACCGAGATAACAAGTGCAGCACTTTCACCCGTAGAAGTCTTGAAGTATAAAGCACGCGATGGCCTAGAAATGTCTGGGTACGTAACAATCCCAAGCAATACTAAAGGTCCGTATCCGCTAATTGCTATGCCTCATGGTGGCCCATGGGTAAGAGATAGCTACGGATACGATCGTTGGGCGCAAATGCTTGCAAACAAGGGATACGCGGTGTTCCAACCTAATTACAGAGGATCTGTTGATTTAGGAAGATCGCATTGGTTAGCCGGTGACAAGAAGTGGGGCTATCAAATGCAAGACGATATCGAAGACGGCGTTAATGCATTGATTAAAAAAGGTATTGCCGACCCTAAAAAGCTTGCGATGTTTGGCTGGAGCTACGGCGGCTACGCAGCATTCACTGCCGCTACACGTGAAAACAACATGTTCAATTGTATTGTTTCAGGAGCGGGTGTTTCTGACCTTACACGTATTCGCGGCGGTATATCGGGAAGTCGATTCCAGCGTGTATTCCAAAAGCCAACCATTGATGGTGTTTCACCCGTAGACTTAACCAGTAAGGTTAAAGTACCAATGCTTATTGTGCATGGCGATCTGGACAGTACGGTACCAGTTGAACATAGCAGAATGTATGTCGAGGGCTTGGAAAAGGCTAATGCTGATTTTGAATATATTGAAATAGAAGATATGGAACACAGTCCGTATTTTTACGAGCAAAATATGCAGTGGTTTCCACAGCTGTTTGAGTTCTTTGATACTAAGTGTAAGTTTTAA
- a CDS encoding AraC family transcriptional regulator: MSRQIYNVPTFYIMQFSNVLAAHGLSLSDCLHAIGTDIQTLSAPNAVIPSNKFDALISDLVSDKGIVSPGLLLGNALKPIHHGSFGLAIMNSPTGLDSLLLVQRFITLFVPGIALKVSEEGQSIVVTLLDEYWTPESHRFFVDVLTSAFANLQRSIIEAGNNPIITAFSFDYSPCDNALIENIFADITCRFSQPMCGVVLNKENATSLLKGGDPVSYEYALAICEKERERAPHEALKNKLRFIFEQSDKTLLSLTDAAYALNMSKRTLHRRLLKEGTNFKNERDAFLKLRAYELLHVKQLSVQQTAEELGYADPSNFRRAFVSWYNEPPSKYK; this comes from the coding sequence ATGAGCAGGCAAATTTATAACGTACCAACGTTTTACATTATGCAGTTTAGCAATGTGTTGGCAGCTCATGGGCTTTCTCTTAGTGATTGTCTGCATGCAATTGGTACAGACATTCAGACACTCTCTGCACCGAACGCAGTAATACCTTCCAATAAATTTGATGCATTGATATCTGACCTTGTCTCCGATAAAGGGATTGTTTCACCGGGTTTGCTGCTAGGAAACGCATTGAAACCCATTCATCATGGCTCTTTTGGTCTTGCAATAATGAATAGTCCAACGGGGTTAGATAGCCTTTTACTGGTTCAACGTTTTATCACTTTATTTGTACCCGGCATCGCGTTGAAGGTGAGTGAAGAAGGCCAAAGCATTGTAGTCACCTTGTTAGATGAATATTGGACGCCAGAATCTCATCGGTTTTTTGTCGATGTGTTAACGTCGGCGTTTGCAAATCTGCAACGCAGTATTATTGAAGCGGGAAACAACCCCATCATTACAGCGTTTTCTTTCGATTATTCACCGTGTGACAACGCGCTTATAGAAAACATTTTTGCCGACATAACATGCAGATTCAGTCAACCAATGTGCGGCGTTGTACTTAATAAAGAAAACGCAACATCTCTGTTAAAAGGTGGCGACCCAGTTAGCTATGAGTATGCGCTAGCGATTTGTGAAAAAGAAAGAGAACGAGCGCCTCATGAAGCGCTTAAAAACAAATTGCGCTTTATTTTTGAACAAAGTGACAAGACACTTTTGTCGCTAACTGATGCTGCCTATGCGCTAAATATGAGTAAGCGAACGTTGCACCGTAGGCTATTGAAAGAGGGGACAAACTTTAAAAACGAAAGGGATGCTTTCCTTAAGTTAAGGGCTTACGAACTGCTGCACGTAAAACAGTTGAGCGTTCAGCAAACCGCTGAAGAGCTTGGATATGCCGACCCTTCGAATTTTCGGCGAGCTTTTGTAAGTTGGTATAACGAACCACCCTCTAAATACAAATAG
- a CDS encoding DUF2164 domain-containing protein yields the protein MSNITLEKTIKETIVRELQNYFDSELNVELGQFDGEFLLDFIIEKVGPAVYNQGIADARAVLERRIQSIDEDLYAIEK from the coding sequence TTGAGTAACATTACGTTAGAAAAAACGATTAAAGAAACCATTGTCAGAGAGCTTCAAAACTATTTTGATTCTGAGTTAAATGTAGAGTTGGGCCAGTTTGATGGAGAGTTTCTACTCGATTTTATAATTGAGAAAGTTGGCCCCGCGGTTTATAACCAAGGAATAGCCGACGCACGAGCCGTACTAGAAAGACGAATTCAGTCGATTGATGAAGACTTGTACGCAATAGAAAAATAA
- the nrdA gene encoding class 1a ribonucleoside-diphosphate reductase subunit alpha: protein MNNNLFVTKRNGEKESIDLEKIHKVVTWAAKGLKNVSVSQVEIKAQIQFYDGINTSEIHETLIKSAADLISTDAPDYQYLAARLAIFHLRKKAYGQFEPPTLLEHVGKMVDMGKYDKHLLEDYTPEEFAEMDTYIDHWRDMNFSYAAVKQLEGKYLVQNRVTGEIYESAQFLYILVAACLFANYDKSTRMDYIRRFYDAASTFKLSLPTPIMAGVRTPTRQFSSCVLIETGDSLDSINATASAIVKYVSQRAGIGVNAGRIRALGSPIRGGEAFHTGCIPFYKYFQTAVKSCSQGGVRGGAATLFYPIWHMEVESLLVLKNNRGVEENRVRHLDYGVQFNKLMYQRMMKDGYISLFSPSDVPGLYDAFFADQDKFEELYVKYENDDSIRKKQIKAMELFSLFMQERASTGRIYLQNVDHCNTHSPFNPEVAPVRQSNLCLEIALPTKPLQHVNDENGEIALCTLSAFNLGAIKSLDEFEELSDLAVRALDNLLDYQDYPVPAAYNATMGRRTLGVGVINFAYYLAKNGVKYSDHSANGLVHRTFEAMQYYLLKASNNLAKEKGACPKFNETTYSQGIMPIDSYKKDLDSVCNEPLHYDWDTLREEIKTHGLRNSTLSALMPSETSSQISNATNGIEPPRGFISIKSSKDGVLKQVVPEYETLRDQYELLWDIPSNDGYLQLVGIMQKFIDQTISANTNYDPSRYEGNKVPMKLLLKDLLTTYKLGVKTLYYHNTRDGASDTSALDAKANEPMPRQEEVVVEEDDDCAGGACKI, encoded by the coding sequence ATGAACAACAACTTATTCGTCACCAAACGCAATGGTGAAAAAGAGTCCATCGACTTAGAGAAAATTCACAAAGTCGTTACATGGGCAGCAAAAGGACTTAAAAACGTTTCTGTTTCACAAGTCGAAATTAAAGCTCAAATCCAATTTTACGATGGCATCAATACTAGCGAGATCCACGAAACCCTGATCAAATCAGCGGCAGATCTTATCTCTACCGACGCGCCAGATTATCAATATCTTGCTGCACGCTTAGCCATTTTCCACCTTCGCAAAAAAGCGTACGGACAATTTGAGCCGCCTACTCTGTTAGAACATGTAGGAAAGATGGTTGATATGGGTAAGTACGATAAACACTTGCTTGAAGACTACACGCCTGAAGAATTTGCTGAAATGGACACGTACATTGATCATTGGCGTGACATGAACTTCAGCTATGCCGCAGTTAAGCAGCTTGAAGGCAAGTACTTGGTTCAAAACCGTGTTACTGGTGAAATTTACGAAAGTGCACAGTTCCTGTATATCTTGGTGGCGGCATGCCTTTTCGCAAATTACGATAAATCTACACGTATGGACTACATACGCCGCTTCTACGATGCAGCGTCAACGTTCAAGTTGTCACTGCCTACACCTATAATGGCTGGCGTACGTACACCAACTCGTCAGTTCAGCTCTTGCGTACTTATTGAAACGGGCGACAGCTTGGACTCAATCAATGCAACGGCAAGCGCCATTGTTAAGTACGTAAGTCAGCGTGCGGGTATCGGTGTAAACGCAGGCCGTATTCGCGCACTAGGTAGCCCTATCCGCGGCGGTGAAGCATTCCACACAGGTTGTATTCCGTTCTATAAATACTTCCAGACCGCAGTAAAAAGCTGTTCACAGGGTGGTGTTCGTGGTGGCGCTGCTACGCTGTTCTATCCTATTTGGCATATGGAAGTCGAATCACTGTTAGTGCTTAAGAACAACCGTGGTGTTGAAGAAAACCGAGTACGTCACCTAGATTACGGTGTTCAGTTCAACAAACTCATGTACCAGCGCATGATGAAAGACGGCTATATTTCACTATTTAGCCCGTCTGACGTACCGGGTCTTTACGATGCATTCTTCGCTGATCAAGATAAGTTCGAAGAGCTATACGTTAAATACGAAAACGACGACAGCATTCGTAAGAAGCAAATTAAAGCGATGGAGCTATTCAGCTTGTTCATGCAAGAGCGTGCAAGCACAGGTCGTATTTATCTTCAAAACGTTGACCACTGTAATACGCACAGCCCGTTTAACCCAGAAGTTGCGCCAGTTCGTCAGAGCAACCTATGCCTTGAAATTGCGCTACCTACTAAGCCGCTTCAGCACGTTAATGATGAGAACGGTGAAATTGCACTTTGTACGCTGTCAGCGTTCAACTTAGGTGCGATTAAGTCACTGGACGAGTTTGAAGAGCTGTCTGACCTTGCAGTACGTGCGCTAGATAACCTGCTTGATTACCAAGACTACCCTGTTCCTGCTGCGTATAACGCAACAATGGGGCGTCGTACACTGGGTGTTGGTGTTATCAACTTTGCATACTACCTTGCTAAAAATGGCGTTAAGTATTCTGATCACAGCGCGAACGGTCTCGTTCACCGCACATTTGAAGCAATGCAGTATTACCTACTTAAAGCGTCGAACAATCTTGCCAAAGAAAAAGGTGCGTGTCCTAAGTTTAACGAAACCACCTATTCTCAAGGCATCATGCCAATTGACAGCTACAAGAAGGATCTTGATAGCGTATGTAATGAACCACTTCATTACGACTGGGATACACTTCGTGAAGAAATCAAAACTCACGGTTTGCGTAACTCTACGCTGTCAGCATTAATGCCGTCAGAGACTTCTTCTCAGATTTCTAACGCGACAAACGGTATTGAGCCGCCACGTGGTTTTATCAGCATTAAGTCGAGTAAAGATGGTGTTCTTAAACAAGTTGTACCTGAGTACGAAACGCTAAGAGACCAATACGAGCTACTTTGGGATATTCCTTCAAACGACGGTTACCTGCAGCTTGTTGGTATCATGCAGAAGTTTATTGACCAAACTATCTCGGCGAACACAAATTACGACCCAAGCCGTTACGAAGGTAACAAAGTACCGATGAAGCTTCTTCTTAAAGATCTTCTAACTACGTATAAACTGGGTGTTAAAACACTTTATTATCACAATACCCGTGACGGTGCTTCTGACACTTCAGCGCTAGATGCAAAGGCAAACGAGCCAATGCCACGTCAAGAGGAAGTAGTTGTAGAGGAAGACGATGATTGTGCAGGCGGCGCGTGTAAAATATAA
- a CDS encoding alkane 1-monooxygenase yields MWHYLKFFNFYIAVLLGLSSIWLGNYFIVYGYALYLALYILGDALLGDDISEPPLLNQRLLRYMLYGAMPIAIMIYLSALWLVLPLHSTTGQWIMSNLPLYFVNAKLDTSWWQLVIAVPFLGLMLGGVATVVAHELVHKIGNPIAVAVGRWLLAFSFDANFSIEHVYNHHIKVATPEDPATAPRGRNVYVHFVKAFSGTQKAGWQIEKKRLKRKSISIYSWHNAFLRGWAMSIILLTLAYILSGVFGALMFVAVGLSAKFTLEIVNYMEHYGLVRHPKQPVRPRHSWNSNRRVSCWTMFNLPRHSHHHAQGAVPFEKLKAMPDSPEMIGGYISTMAIALIPPLWFKVMEKKLAHWDANFANKEELEIIKQL; encoded by the coding sequence GTGTGGCATTATCTAAAATTTTTTAACTTTTATATCGCCGTATTGCTGGGCTTGTCATCAATATGGCTCGGTAACTATTTTATTGTGTATGGATACGCACTCTATCTTGCGCTCTACATATTGGGCGATGCACTATTAGGTGACGATATTTCAGAGCCGCCCTTGCTCAATCAACGCCTGCTCAGATATATGTTATATGGCGCTATGCCGATAGCTATTATGATTTATTTGTCAGCATTGTGGCTGGTATTGCCGCTTCACAGCACAACCGGTCAATGGATTATGTCTAACCTTCCCCTATACTTTGTAAATGCAAAACTAGATACATCGTGGTGGCAACTCGTCATTGCGGTTCCTTTCCTGGGGTTGATGTTAGGTGGAGTCGCTACTGTTGTAGCTCATGAACTTGTGCACAAGATCGGCAACCCTATAGCTGTTGCGGTAGGAAGATGGCTTCTTGCTTTTAGTTTTGACGCAAACTTTTCAATTGAGCATGTATACAACCACCATATCAAAGTAGCCACACCTGAAGACCCTGCTACTGCGCCGAGAGGCCGCAATGTTTATGTTCATTTTGTGAAGGCGTTTAGTGGTACACAAAAAGCAGGATGGCAAATAGAAAAAAAACGCCTTAAGCGAAAAAGCATCTCCATTTACAGCTGGCATAACGCCTTTCTTCGCGGTTGGGCTATGAGTATTATCTTGCTTACATTAGCGTATATTCTGTCGGGTGTCTTTGGCGCACTTATGTTTGTTGCAGTAGGCTTAAGCGCAAAATTTACGTTAGAGATTGTCAACTATATGGAGCATTACGGTCTTGTGCGCCACCCAAAGCAACCTGTGCGACCACGCCATTCATGGAACTCAAACCGCCGCGTAAGTTGTTGGACTATGTTCAATTTACCACGCCACAGCCATCATCACGCACAAGGCGCAGTACCATTCGAAAAGCTTAAGGCCATGCCCGACTCCCCAGAAATGATCGGTGGTTATATCTCAACAATGGCAATAGCACTGATCCCGCCTTTATGGTTTAAAGTTATGGAAAAAAAACTGGCACATTGGGATGCGAATTTTGCCAACAAAGAGGAATTAGAAATAATTAAACAGTTATAG
- a CDS encoding NADH:flavin oxidoreductase, which translates to MNKTTLFSDFKCKSLSLDNRIVMAPMTRQFSPNGIPTPDVAGYYKRRAEGGTGLIITEGTTVNDKVATMDANIPRFHGEQALAGWKKVVEEVHKAGGKIMPQLWHVGMARVAEKAPYPELPSAGPSGLFKPGKQGAEPMSVSHIESVIEAFAQAASDAKSIGMDGIEIHGAHGYLIDQFFWEGTNQRDDSWGGSMENRGRFAIEIIKAIRASTDPDFPIILRYSQWKQQDYTARLATTPKELEQFLLPLSDAGVDIFHCSQRRYWENEFEGSELNLAGWTKKITGKPTITVGSVGLSDDFFGAFKGQDSSTRSVDDLLERLDNKEFDLVAVGRALLQDPNWANKIKENRTEELATYSGKALATLS; encoded by the coding sequence ATGAATAAAACTACTCTTTTTTCCGATTTTAAATGCAAAAGCCTTTCATTAGACAACCGCATCGTTATGGCGCCAATGACTCGCCAGTTTTCTCCCAACGGAATTCCAACGCCTGACGTCGCAGGTTACTACAAACGACGCGCCGAAGGTGGAACAGGCCTCATCATTACTGAAGGTACAACAGTTAATGACAAGGTCGCTACTATGGATGCTAACATTCCACGATTTCACGGTGAGCAAGCCCTAGCTGGTTGGAAAAAGGTGGTAGAAGAAGTCCACAAAGCAGGAGGTAAAATAATGCCACAGCTGTGGCATGTTGGTATGGCACGTGTTGCAGAAAAGGCGCCCTACCCTGAACTTCCTAGCGCAGGTCCATCAGGGCTATTCAAACCTGGGAAGCAAGGCGCTGAACCAATGAGCGTCTCACACATTGAATCGGTAATCGAAGCCTTTGCCCAAGCCGCCAGTGATGCAAAAAGCATTGGAATGGATGGTATAGAAATTCACGGAGCTCATGGCTATTTAATTGATCAATTCTTTTGGGAAGGTACCAATCAGCGAGACGATAGCTGGGGTGGTAGCATGGAAAACAGAGGGCGCTTTGCTATTGAAATTATTAAGGCAATTCGCGCGTCAACGGATCCAGACTTCCCTATCATCTTACGCTACTCGCAATGGAAACAGCAAGATTATACCGCTCGCTTAGCGACTACACCTAAAGAACTAGAGCAGTTCTTGCTTCCACTTAGTGATGCGGGCGTAGATATATTTCATTGCTCACAGCGCCGTTACTGGGAAAACGAATTCGAAGGTAGTGAACTTAATCTGGCTGGATGGACCAAAAAGATCACGGGCAAACCAACAATTACAGTAGGGTCTGTAGGCTTAAGTGATGACTTTTTCGGCGCATTTAAAGGGCAAGATTCAAGCACTCGCTCGGTTGATGATTTACTCGAACGGCTTGATAATAAAGAATTTGACTTAGTCGCGGTAGGCAGAGCACTCCTTCAAGATCCAAATTGGGCTAATAAGATAAAAGAAAACCGAACCGAAGAATTAGCCACATATTCTGGGAAGGCCCTCGCTACACTTTCATAA
- the nrdB gene encoding class Ia ribonucleoside-diphosphate reductase subunit beta: MKYTTFNQQSTNPLIEPMFFGNPVNVARYDQQKHSIFEKLIEKQISFFWRPEEVDVSRDRVDFQKLTDPEKHIFISNLKYQTLLDSVQGRSPNIAFLPIISLPELETWVETWSFFETIHSRSYTHILRNLFSDPSEIFEDIVVNDEIKRRAADISKYYDDLIFATQLWQTQGEGIHTVDGIAYTVNMYELKKKLYLCMNSVNALEAIRFYVSFACTFAFAERKLMEGNSKIIRLIARDENLHLSSTQHILNLWAKGKDDPEMAQIAEECKEEARAIFMNAVEQEKQWADYLFQNGSMIGLNKEILCQYVEYIANQRMSAIGLDTPFEISSNPLPWMNNYLNSDNVQVAPQESEISSYLVGQIDSAVSEDDFADFEL, encoded by the coding sequence ATGAAATACACTACGTTTAATCAGCAAAGTACTAATCCATTGATCGAGCCGATGTTTTTCGGAAATCCCGTAAACGTTGCGCGCTACGACCAGCAAAAGCATTCCATTTTCGAAAAGCTTATTGAAAAGCAAATTAGCTTTTTTTGGCGCCCGGAGGAAGTTGATGTGTCTCGCGATCGTGTTGATTTTCAAAAATTAACCGACCCAGAAAAGCACATTTTTATTTCGAACCTTAAGTATCAGACTCTGCTAGATTCGGTACAAGGCCGTAGCCCAAATATCGCATTTTTGCCTATTATTTCACTACCAGAGCTAGAAACTTGGGTTGAAACATGGTCTTTCTTCGAGACTATTCACTCACGTTCGTACACACATATTTTGCGTAACCTATTCTCAGATCCAAGTGAGATATTCGAAGATATCGTAGTGAATGACGAAATTAAGCGACGTGCTGCCGATATTTCTAAATACTATGACGATCTCATTTTTGCCACTCAACTATGGCAGACTCAGGGTGAAGGCATTCACACTGTTGACGGCATTGCATACACCGTTAACATGTACGAACTCAAAAAGAAGCTTTATCTGTGCATGAACTCTGTAAACGCACTAGAAGCAATCCGTTTCTATGTGTCATTTGCTTGTACCTTCGCTTTTGCTGAGCGTAAGTTGATGGAAGGTAATTCAAAGATCATTCGCTTGATAGCTCGTGATGAAAACCTCCACCTGTCTTCTACACAGCACATTCTAAACTTGTGGGCTAAGGGTAAAGATGACCCCGAAATGGCGCAAATTGCAGAGGAGTGTAAGGAAGAGGCTCGCGCTATCTTTATGAATGCGGTTGAGCAAGAAAAGCAATGGGCAGACTATTTATTCCAAAATGGTTCAATGATTGGTTTGAACAAAGAGATTCTTTGCCAATACGTTGAGTACATTGCTAATCAGCGCATGTCGGCCATTGGTCTAGACACCCCGTTCGAGATAAGCAGTAATCCACTTCCATGGATGAATAACTATTTGAATTCAGACAACGTGCAGGTGGCACCTCAAGAGTCTGAAATCAGCTCTTATCTTGTTGGTCAAATCGACTCTGCCGTGAGCGAAGACGACTTTGCTGATTTTGAGCTGTAA
- a CDS encoding SDR family oxidoreductase — translation MSEISGKVVIITGASSGLGEATAKMLANKGAKLVLGARREERLKKLVDDIESSGGSAIYKTVDVTNKDEVKQLADAAVGAFGRIDVLVNNAGLMPLAPLDELKVDEWDQMIDVNIKGVMYGVAAVLKTMREQKSGHIINLSSVAGHVVFPGATVYCATKFAVKAISEGIRKESNGEIRATNISPGAVATELTDHISHKDSKQMADDMYDDAIDADAIARAITFAIEQPGDVDINEMVIRPTSQEL, via the coding sequence ATGAGTGAAATTTCAGGAAAAGTCGTCATTATTACAGGTGCAAGCAGCGGTCTTGGCGAAGCTACCGCAAAGATGCTGGCCAACAAAGGCGCTAAACTTGTTTTGGGTGCGCGAAGAGAAGAACGCTTGAAGAAGCTAGTTGATGATATTGAAAGTAGCGGGGGCTCTGCCATTTACAAAACTGTCGATGTCACAAACAAAGATGAAGTGAAGCAACTTGCTGACGCTGCAGTTGGTGCATTTGGCCGCATTGATGTGCTGGTCAATAACGCCGGTTTGATGCCGCTAGCGCCCCTTGACGAATTAAAAGTTGATGAGTGGGACCAAATGATCGACGTCAATATAAAAGGTGTGATGTACGGCGTTGCGGCTGTGCTTAAAACAATGCGAGAGCAGAAAAGCGGTCACATTATTAATTTATCGTCCGTTGCAGGTCATGTAGTGTTCCCCGGCGCGACCGTATACTGTGCTACAAAGTTCGCCGTTAAAGCTATCAGCGAAGGTATTCGAAAAGAGTCAAATGGAGAAATTAGGGCCACAAATATTTCCCCAGGTGCTGTTGCAACAGAGCTTACCGACCATATTTCTCACAAAGACTCAAAGCAAATGGCAGATGATATGTATGATGATGCTATCGATGCTGATGCTATTGCTCGCGCTATAACGTTTGCCATTGAGCAACCTGGCGATGTAGACATAAATGAAATGGTTATCAGACCTACCAGTCAAGAGTTGTAG
- the yfaE gene encoding class I ribonucleotide reductase maintenance protein YfaE: protein MSSNDKPLRIDVVDVGAVVAPSDTTILNALESAGVHIHYHCREGFCGACRTKLIEGEVEYTTDPLAFIDDDEILPCCCIAKCALKIKVSL, encoded by the coding sequence ATGAGCAGTAATGACAAACCCCTCCGCATCGACGTTGTCGACGTGGGGGCGGTTGTTGCCCCTTCCGATACAACCATTTTAAACGCCCTCGAATCAGCCGGCGTTCATATTCACTACCATTGTCGTGAAGGTTTTTGTGGTGCTTGCCGTACGAAACTTATTGAAGGCGAAGTTGAGTACACTACTGATCCCCTTGCCTTCATTGACGACGATGAAATTCTTCCTTGTTGTTGTATTGCCAAGTGTGCGCTGAAAATAAAAGTATCACTTTAG